One window of the Allorhizobium ampelinum S4 genome contains the following:
- the queE gene encoding 7-carboxy-7-deazaguanine synthase QueE: MGGVSSLTASETVIRVSEIFGPTIQGEGVLIGQPTVFVRMGGCDYRCSWCDSLHAVESRFREEWLPMSVQAIWAEVESLSGGVPLMVSLSGGNPAIQPLGALIAHGHERGYRFALETQGSIARDWFADLDVLVVSPKPPSSGMETDWDALSLCLEKAAARGEQQSPLTVLKFIVFDEADYAYARDASARHPHLPVYLQPGNHTPPPPEDDDAVIDMDGIMTRMHWLVDRVVEDRWFAARVLPQLHVLLWGNKRGV; the protein is encoded by the coding sequence CTGGGCGGAGTATCGTCCTTGACCGCGTCGGAAACCGTGATCCGGGTCAGCGAAATCTTCGGGCCGACCATTCAGGGCGAAGGCGTGCTGATCGGCCAACCAACCGTGTTCGTGCGCATGGGCGGCTGCGATTATCGCTGTTCCTGGTGCGATAGTCTGCATGCCGTCGAAAGCCGGTTTCGGGAAGAATGGCTGCCGATGAGCGTCCAGGCCATCTGGGCCGAGGTGGAAAGCCTATCCGGGGGCGTGCCATTGATGGTGTCGCTATCGGGTGGCAACCCGGCGATCCAGCCGTTGGGCGCGCTGATTGCCCACGGTCATGAGCGGGGCTACCGCTTCGCCCTTGAGACCCAAGGGTCGATTGCCCGCGACTGGTTTGCCGATCTGGATGTGCTGGTGGTGTCGCCCAAGCCGCCTTCGAGCGGGATGGAGACGGATTGGGACGCGCTTTCGCTCTGTCTTGAGAAAGCCGCAGCGCGGGGTGAGCAGCAAAGCCCGCTCACCGTGCTGAAGTTCATCGTCTTCGATGAAGCCGATTATGCCTATGCGCGCGATGCCAGCGCCCGGCATCCGCATCTGCCGGTCTATCTCCAGCCCGGCAACCATACACCCCCGCCGCCGGAAGACGATGACGCGGTCATCGACATGGATGGGATCATGACCCGGATGCATTGGCTGGTGGACCGGGTGGTCGAAGACCGCTGGTTTGCCGCCCGTGTGCTGCCGCAACTGCATGTGCTGCTCTGGGGCAACAAGCGCGGCGTGTGA
- the queD gene encoding 6-carboxytetrahydropterin synthase QueD — MYRITKEFHFSASHQLKGLPDDHQCARLHGHNYIVLVELSGEELNEYGFLRDYHELKVLKAYIDEAFDHRHLNDVLGHDKTTAECLAKHFYDWCKQHFAETSAVRVSETQKTWAEYRP; from the coding sequence ATGTACCGGATCACCAAGGAATTTCATTTTTCCGCCTCGCACCAGCTGAAAGGCCTGCCCGACGATCATCAATGCGCCCGGCTGCATGGGCATAATTACATTGTCCTGGTCGAATTGTCGGGCGAGGAGTTGAATGAGTACGGGTTCCTGCGCGACTATCATGAGCTGAAAGTGCTGAAGGCCTATATCGATGAGGCCTTCGATCACCGCCATCTCAATGATGTCCTGGGTCATGACAAGACCACGGCAGAATGCCTGGCCAAGCATTTCTATGACTGGTGCAAGCAGCATTTTGCCGAGACCTCTGCAGTGCGGGTCAGCGAAACCCAGAAGACCTGGGCGGAGTATCGTCCTTGA
- the queC gene encoding 7-cyano-7-deazaguanine synthase QueC — MKILVVCSGGLDSVSLADKMAAEHELIGLISFDYGQRHKKELDFAALAAKRLGVPHQIIDMTNIGASLTGSALTDDLDVPDGHYAEETMKITVVPNRNAIMLAIAFGVAAAKKADAVALAVHGGDHFIYPDCRPGFIDAFQIMQAHALEGYADVKLLAPFVTVSKADIVTEGAKYGTPFDQTWSCYKGGARHCGRCGTCVERREAFHLAGVTDPTDYEDPDFWVSATSGFQAREV; from the coding sequence ATGAAAATACTCGTCGTCTGCTCTGGCGGACTCGATTCCGTTTCGCTTGCCGACAAAATGGCAGCGGAGCATGAGTTGATCGGCCTGATCTCCTTCGATTACGGCCAGCGTCATAAAAAAGAGCTGGATTTTGCAGCACTCGCGGCCAAGCGGCTGGGTGTGCCGCACCAGATCATCGACATGACCAATATTGGTGCCAGCCTGACCGGCTCGGCCCTCACAGACGATCTTGACGTGCCCGATGGCCATTATGCCGAGGAGACGATGAAGATCACCGTCGTGCCGAACCGCAATGCCATTATGCTGGCGATTGCCTTCGGGGTGGCTGCGGCGAAGAAGGCTGATGCGGTCGCCTTGGCCGTGCATGGCGGCGACCACTTCATCTATCCCGATTGCCGACCCGGCTTCATTGATGCGTTCCAGATCATGCAGGCCCATGCGCTGGAGGGCTATGCCGATGTCAAATTGCTGGCCCCGTTCGTGACGGTCTCCAAGGCCGATATCGTCACCGAGGGCGCGAAATACGGCACGCCGTTTGACCAGACGTGGTCCTGCTACAAGGGCGGTGCGCGTCATTGCGGGCGGTGCGGCACCTGTGTGGAGCGGCGCGAAGCCTTTCATCTGGCCGGTGTCACCGATCCTACCGACTACGAAGACCCGGATTTCTGGGTCAGCGCCACCTCCGGCTTCCAGGCCAGGGAGGTCTGA
- a CDS encoding SPFH domain-containing protein, translating into MSGFDILVIALVGFVILVLIAGVKTVPQGFRYTVERFGRYTRTLEPGLNIITPFIETIGARMNVMEQVLDVPTQEVITKDNASVSADAVAFYQVLNAAEAAYQVANLENAILNLTMTNIRSVMGSMDLDELLSNREVINDRLLRVVDEAVRPWGIKVTRVEIKDIQPPKDLVDAMGRQMKAEREKRALVLEAEGFRNAQILRAEGAKQSAILQAEGQREAAYREAEARERLAEAEAKATALVSAAIAAGDVQAINYFVAQKYTEAMTAIGTASNSKIVLMPMEASSLIGSLSGIGAIAREVFGGDAPQASSNPARASGSPARSVPKTTTVSTTPAINPFAKSEE; encoded by the coding sequence ATGTCCGGCTTCGATATTCTGGTTATTGCCCTGGTGGGCTTCGTCATCCTGGTGCTGATTGCCGGGGTCAAGACCGTGCCGCAGGGCTTTCGCTATACGGTGGAACGTTTCGGACGCTATACCCGCACGCTGGAACCGGGCCTCAACATCATCACACCCTTTATTGAGACCATCGGTGCCAGGATGAACGTGATGGAACAGGTGCTGGATGTTCCGACCCAGGAAGTCATCACCAAGGATAATGCCAGCGTCTCCGCCGATGCCGTGGCCTTTTATCAGGTCCTGAACGCCGCCGAGGCCGCCTATCAGGTTGCCAATCTGGAAAACGCCATTCTCAACCTGACCATGACCAATATCCGCTCGGTCATGGGCTCGATGGATCTCGATGAACTGCTGTCCAACCGCGAGGTCATCAACGACCGGCTGCTGCGGGTGGTGGATGAAGCCGTGCGCCCCTGGGGCATCAAGGTCACCCGAGTCGAGATCAAGGATATCCAGCCGCCCAAGGATCTGGTCGATGCCATGGGCCGCCAGATGAAAGCCGAGCGTGAAAAACGCGCCCTGGTGCTGGAAGCTGAAGGCTTCCGCAATGCCCAGATTCTGCGGGCCGAAGGCGCCAAGCAATCCGCCATCCTCCAGGCCGAAGGCCAGAGGGAAGCCGCCTATCGCGAGGCCGAGGCCCGCGAACGTTTGGCCGAAGCGGAAGCCAAGGCGACGGCCCTGGTCTCCGCAGCAATTGCCGCCGGTGATGTCCAGGCCATCAACTATTTCGTCGCCCAGAAATATACCGAGGCGATGACCGCAATCGGCACCGCCTCCAACTCGAAAATCGTGCTGATGCCGATGGAAGCGTCATCGCTGATCGGCTCACTGAGCGGCATTGGCGCCATCGCCCGCGAAGTGTTCGGAGGCGATGCGCCGCAGGCGAGTTCCAACCCGGCTCGTGCCTCTGGCTCACCAGCCAGAAGCGTTCCGAAAACCACCACAGTCAGCACTACGCCCGCGATCAATCCCTTCGCCAAGTCGGAGGAATAA
- a CDS encoding NfeD family protein yields the protein MFATLVDQWGPWSWLVLGLALLAVELVMPGMFMIWIGLGAIATGLLSLAFWGDAFWPWQVQALVFCAFSIAAILIGRQYLRSDARSSDEPLLNQRTASLVGRTATLQEPIREGRGRIRLDDTFWTVSGPDQEIGTQVKIIAAHGRDLTVDAV from the coding sequence ATGTTCGCCACGCTGGTCGATCAATGGGGACCGTGGAGCTGGCTGGTGCTGGGGCTGGCACTGCTGGCCGTCGAACTGGTCATGCCCGGCATGTTCATGATCTGGATCGGGCTGGGCGCTATTGCCACTGGCCTGCTGTCTCTCGCCTTCTGGGGCGACGCCTTCTGGCCCTGGCAGGTTCAAGCGCTGGTGTTCTGCGCCTTTTCCATCGCGGCCATCCTGATCGGACGTCAATATCTACGCTCCGACGCCAGAAGCAGCGACGAGCCGCTGCTCAATCAGCGCACCGCAAGCCTTGTCGGACGCACCGCCACGCTCCAGGAACCGATCCGCGAGGGCCGTGGCCGGATCAGGTTGGACGATACGTTCTGGACAGTGTCAGGACCGGATCAGGAGATTGGAACGCAAGTCAAGATCATCGCTGCCCATGGGCGAGATTTGACGGTTGATGCGGTTTGA
- a CDS encoding KpsF/GutQ family sugar-phosphate isomerase has product MNKLAVKLVEASAIKAALRVVATEQSGLAALEEALAGYLAGPFCNAIDVIGKSSGRVIVSGVGKSGHIGGKIAATFASTGTPAFFIHPAEANHGDLGMIARDDVVIALSWGGESTELNGILSFTRRFSIPLIAITAGEQSTLAREADIVLLMPKVQEACPHGLAPTTSTMMQMALGDALALALLEARGFGPNDFKTFHPGGKLGAMLTHVGDMMHIGEDVPLVPEGTSVPEAIIMLSQKRFGCVGVTDSANRLVGIITDGDIARNLNRNLGERMVEEVMTRHPKTVHTETLATTAMAILNQHNISALFVTDEDGVPNGIIHFHDLLRIGVA; this is encoded by the coding sequence ATGAACAAGCTGGCTGTAAAACTCGTGGAAGCAAGCGCCATCAAGGCTGCATTGCGTGTCGTCGCTACCGAACAAAGCGGGCTGGCGGCCCTGGAAGAGGCTTTGGCAGGGTATCTTGCCGGGCCGTTTTGCAACGCAATCGATGTTATCGGCAAAAGCTCGGGCCGGGTGATCGTCTCTGGCGTCGGCAAGAGCGGCCACATCGGCGGCAAGATCGCGGCAACGTTCGCCTCGACAGGCACACCGGCTTTCTTCATCCATCCGGCGGAAGCCAATCATGGCGACCTCGGCATGATTGCCCGTGACGATGTGGTGATTGCCCTGTCCTGGGGCGGCGAAAGCACCGAGCTGAACGGAATCCTGTCCTTCACTCGCCGGTTTTCCATTCCACTGATAGCCATTACCGCCGGTGAGCAATCCACGTTGGCACGTGAAGCCGATATCGTGCTTTTGATGCCCAAGGTGCAGGAAGCCTGCCCGCATGGCTTGGCGCCGACCACCTCCACCATGATGCAGATGGCGCTGGGCGATGCGCTGGCGCTGGCGCTGCTGGAAGCTCGTGGCTTCGGGCCGAATGATTTCAAGACCTTCCATCCGGGCGGCAAGCTGGGCGCGATGCTGACTCATGTCGGCGACATGATGCATATCGGCGAGGACGTGCCGCTGGTGCCGGAAGGCACATCGGTGCCGGAAGCGATTATCATGCTATCGCAGAAGCGTTTTGGCTGCGTCGGCGTCACCGACAGCGCTAACCGGTTGGTCGGTATCATCACCGATGGCGATATTGCCCGTAACCTCAACCGCAATCTCGGTGAGCGGATGGTGGAAGAGGTGATGACCCGTCACCCAAAGACGGTTCACACCGAAACACTTGCGACCACCGCCATGGCGATCCTCAACCAGCACAATATTTCGGCGCTGTTTGTGACCGATGAAGACGGTGTGCCAAACGGCATCATCCACTTCCATGATTTGTTGCGGATTGGTGTGGCTTAA
- a CDS encoding outer membrane beta-barrel protein, giving the protein MTDSQTYPTDRQHSAGFYPMVSAGLLAACLAAAGAGPALSQQMTSGSTEQSTGLATLRGSTTSSDEAAATTDTTATGATTSTATTKAKSDTEEDVLDTDSFRRITNDALDANRINLRESPVDERRQLRKTEDDGTGIHVGTMILRPELSQGISTERKTTGSDKQNTTYWDNGLKGTLTSDWSRHQLVITGDGQWRQRIAGDRDSDPSGRVDAALRLDFADDMAARLTAGYGFSRESTTDPNAVRDATVQSGVNQFSAGAVLERQVGPLKGSLGLDFERWVYTDAKLADGSMLSNSDRNRNAVTLSSRLGYEISPALTPFVEVSAGKTRYDQSQDSAGYRRSGNIYGAKAGISSDMGEKLRGEIALGYKQASFDDARLDDLGAMTVDGNVAWSPLRGTNVDLGLATSIEPSTTAGVSGDVAYALTAAVTHELRDNLIAKLSGGTTWRNYRGGNQSTGMYYTAGGGLVYKVNRWLDLTADLTWEKSTSDSSSDDKTLTAGVGLKLRR; this is encoded by the coding sequence ATGACGGACAGCCAGACCTATCCCACTGATCGGCAGCACAGCGCGGGCTTTTACCCGATGGTTTCCGCTGGATTGCTAGCAGCATGTCTGGCCGCGGCTGGGGCTGGCCCTGCCCTCTCCCAGCAAATGACGTCGGGATCGACTGAGCAAAGCACGGGTCTTGCCACCCTGCGTGGCTCCACAACAAGCAGCGATGAGGCAGCGGCAACCACCGATACGACAGCGACAGGCGCTACCACGTCAACCGCCACAACCAAAGCCAAGTCGGATACCGAAGAAGACGTGCTGGATACTGACAGTTTCCGCCGGATCACCAATGATGCGCTGGACGCCAACCGCATCAACCTCAGGGAATCGCCGGTCGACGAACGGCGTCAACTACGCAAGACCGAGGATGACGGCACCGGCATTCATGTCGGCACGATGATTCTCAGACCGGAATTGTCGCAAGGCATCAGCACTGAGCGCAAAACGACCGGCAGCGACAAGCAGAACACCACCTATTGGGACAACGGGCTAAAGGGTACGCTGACCTCCGACTGGTCACGGCATCAATTGGTGATTACCGGCGACGGCCAATGGCGCCAACGCATTGCCGGTGACCGCGACAGCGACCCTTCCGGTCGCGTCGATGCCGCATTGCGGCTGGATTTTGCAGATGACATGGCCGCACGGCTAACGGCGGGCTATGGCTTCAGCCGCGAAAGCACCACCGACCCCAATGCCGTGCGCGATGCCACGGTCCAATCCGGCGTCAACCAGTTCAGCGCCGGTGCTGTGCTGGAACGGCAGGTTGGTCCCCTGAAAGGCTCGCTCGGGCTGGATTTCGAACGCTGGGTCTATACCGATGCCAAACTTGCCGATGGCAGCATGCTGTCCAATTCCGACCGTAACCGCAATGCCGTCACATTGTCGTCGCGGCTGGGTTATGAAATCTCCCCGGCTCTGACGCCCTTTGTCGAGGTCTCCGCTGGCAAGACCCGTTATGACCAGAGCCAGGACAGCGCAGGCTACCGTCGCTCCGGCAATATCTACGGTGCCAAGGCCGGGATCAGTTCGGACATGGGCGAAAAGCTGCGCGGCGAAATCGCGCTTGGCTATAAGCAGGCCAGTTTCGATGATGCGCGGCTGGACGATCTGGGCGCGATGACTGTTGACGGCAATGTCGCGTGGTCGCCCTTGCGCGGCACCAATGTCGATCTGGGTCTTGCCACCTCCATCGAACCGTCAACCACCGCAGGCGTCAGCGGCGATGTTGCCTATGCACTGACAGCGGCCGTCACCCATGAATTACGCGACAACCTGATCGCCAAGCTTTCGGGCGGCACCACCTGGCGCAATTATCGCGGCGGGAACCAGAGCACCGGCATGTATTATACGGCGGGCGGCGGGCTGGTTTACAAAGTCAATCGCTGGCTGGATCTCACCGCCGATCTCACCTGGGAAAAATCCACCAGCGACAGCAGTTCTGACGACAAGACCCTGACGGCAGGCGTCGGATTGAAACTGAGGCGGTAA